From one Catharus ustulatus isolate bCatUst1 chromosome 1, bCatUst1.pri.v2, whole genome shotgun sequence genomic stretch:
- the NKTR gene encoding NK-tumor recognition protein isoform X1, protein MGVQDRPQCFFEIEINREPVGRIMFQLFSDICPKTCKNFLCLCSGEKGIGKTTGKKLCYKGTTFHRVVKNFMIQGGDFSEGNGKGGESIYGGYFKDENFILKHDRAFLLSMANRGKHTNGSQFFITTKPAPHLDGVHVVFGLVISGFEVIEQIENLKTDTASRPYADVRVIDCGVLVTRSAKDALEKKKKVCSDSEASESSSSESSSSESSSESEAENERSRRRKRKRRAKTKQSRKRRKEERKKEDPRCKRTSSQRRSLSDKSDGADKVDLSTKRDKPVVRPEEIPPVPENRFLLRRDVPVVNVEPEPKLLDAAPVLTDQKPSVSKSGRKIKGRGTIRYHTPPRSRSCSESDDEESSETPPHWKEEMQRLRTYRAPSGEKWSKGDKLSDPCTSRWDERSASRRSRSWSHNGYADLSTVRYSSHHKKHRKEKKKVKHKKKSKRQKHFKKHKQTKKKKTSASSDVESSHSFHRRTKSSCDRERKSRSSSLSSRRSSRRDWSKSDKEDQSLSSLSSRGSRSYYRSRSRSRSKSRSYSRRSSRSRSASKSSRSRSRSRSSSNPRQQKTVPNSPRNISTRLNDSKLTKTTEPVRAVILPSDKVIVPPVVPENLPVIPLSDSPPPSRWKPGQKPWKPSYERIQEMKAKTNHLIPTQTNYNLVVVKEANTSSSYRKQERSSESDRSGYSKGRSDRSSESWPRSRSRSSRSRSYSRSYSRSRSPSSSRTKSPSSGRSASPSKYRSDRSGYSESTSDYSLSEEDRHRSKRKSTSSDPKARGLKVRQETSSESTLPYKHPKDYDESSQGLKESDSLSSSDFSSDSERSAKAGQEKEGRFPLEGDAEKQDKNSLSSERGEEKAKGEQDSDHSKKKAAKEKCAEQPRGAAKTKRKSYSGSKWDSESNSERGEAKHNRGDSRPSSGKEEGEATSGSDTELNVTKRIKKQSNSSEGFLGSDCTWKASKQLSSSESESSCSSSADTRGKSKKHKHGLKKTPKKSHSKKAKEKSKGKKEKKHKVQKRKETFHWQPPLEFGEEEDDEINEKPVTKDDKKEKQLSRDIKDKKQVYEKDEIVTDKMGNGEKSCVNENLLDKTTACGASPDCSNLNKEPIETSTSAGILNSGINVAACKSEIKEAEENNQNGLEDVIQTDDNMEICTPDRNSPGKVDVDVLSPVILTAKPLSAGVKKEFQVETPEQDAVKLGNNIRDFINIKEEKETGRQENNSTPVSGAKDCSLKNEISENTPSNMIDNKWKPLQGAGNLKPPTISTATEVKIVTSVPEPKPAGLRIEIKAKNKVRPGSLFDEVRKTARLNRRPRNQESSSEEESPGRDDNSPSRSLSRSRSKSESKSRHRTRSISYSHSRSRSRSSTYSYRSRSYSRSRSRGWYSRDRSRSRSSSYHSYKSRSRSYSRSRSRSSSYGHHSRSSRSYTYDSYYSRSRSRSKRSDSYRRSRSYDRRSRSYGSDSDSDRSYSNNRSPSESSRYS, encoded by the exons ATGGGGGTGCAGGACCGGCCCCAGTGCTTCTTCGAGATCGAGATCAACAGGGAGCCAG ttGGTCGAATTATGTTTCAGCTCTTCTCAGACATTTGTCCGAAGACTTGTAAAAACTTCCTTTGCTTATGCTCAG GTGAAAAAGGAATTGGCAAAACAACTGGAAAGAAGCTGTGCTACAAAGGCACCACATTCCACCGTGTGGTTAAAAACTTCATGATTCAGGGTGGGGACTTCAGCGAAG GTAATGGAAAAGGAGGTGAATCTATTTATGGTGGCTATTTTAAAG aTGAAAACTTTATTCTCAAACATGACAGAGCGTTCCTTTTGTCAATGGCAAACCGAGGGAAACATACCAATGGTTCCCAATTTTTCAT AACAACAAAACCTGCTCCTCATCTCGATGG TGTGCATGTTGTCTTTGGACTGGTTATTTCTGGGTTTGAAGTCATAGAACAGATAGAAAATCTCAAAACCGACACTGCGAGCAGGCCCTATGCAGACGTGCGAGTCATTGACTGCGGGGTGCTGGTCACCAGGTCAGCTAAGGATG CTttggagaagaagaagaaagtttGCTCTGACTCAGAAGCCTCAGAGTCCTCCTCCAGTGAATCCAGCTCTTCAGAATCCTCATCTGAGAGCGAGGCTGAGAAtgaaaggagcaggaggaggaagaggaaacgGAGAGCTAAAACCAAACAGTCCAGGAAAcggaggaaggaggagaggaagaaagaggatCCAAGGTGCAAGAGAACCTCAAGCCAAAGACG CAGCCTTTCTGACAAGAGCGATGGCGCAGACAAAGTCGACCTTAGCACAAAGCGGGACAAGCCCGTGGTACGTCCTGAAGAAATCCCCCCAGTGcctgaaaatagatttttgctCAGAAGAGATGTGCCTGTTGTCAATGTAGAGCCTGAACC GAAGCTTCTTGATGCTGCACCAGTTCTGACTGACCAGAAACCATCAGTCTCTAAATCTGGACgaaaaattaaaggaagagGCACAATA CGCTATCACAccccgccgcgctcccgctCCTGCTCCGAGTCCGACGATGAGGAGAGCAgcgagacccctccccactgGAAGGAGGAGATGCAGAGGCTGCGCACGTACCGAGCACCCAGCGGGGAGAAGTGGAGCAAAGGAGACAA GCTGAGTGACCCCTGTACAAGCAGATGGGATGAGAGAAGTGCATCCCGGAGATCCAGGTCCTGGTCCCATAACGGTTACGCTGATCTGAGCACTGTGAGATACTCCAGCCATCACAAGAAGcacaggaaagagaagaagaaggtgaagcaTAAAAAGAAATCGAAAAGGCAGAAGCATTTCAAGAAgcacaagcaaacaaagaaaaagaaaacatcagcaTCCTCAGATGTAGAATCCTCTCATTCCTTCCACAGGAGGACAAAATCGTCCTGTGATCGTGAGAGGAAATCTCGTTCTTCCTCATTGTCTTCCAGGCGCTCATCCAGGAGAGACTGGTCTAAATCTGATAAGGAAGACCAGAGCTTGTCGTCTTTATCGAGCAGAGGGTCTCGATCGTACTACAGGTCCAGATCCAGGTCTAGATCCAAATCAAGATCTTACTCCAGAAGAAGTTCTAGATCGAGATCAGCTTCTAAATCATCGCGATCTCGCAGTAGGTCACGGTCCAGTTCTAACCCCAGGCAGCAAAAGACTGTTCCCAATTCTCCACGAAATATTTCAACGCGGTTAAATGACTCTAAGTTGACCAAGACTACTGAGCCTGTCCGAGCAGTGATACTGCCCAGTGACAAGGTTATCGTGCCACCAGTTGTCCCAGAAAACCTCCCTGTCATTCCCTTAAGTGACAGTCCCCCACCTTCAAGGTGGAAACCTGGGCAGAAACCTTGGAAGCCATCGTACGAGCGGATTCAGGAGATGAAAGCTAAAACAAACCACTTaattcccacccaaaccaaTTACAACTTAGTGGTGGTGAAGGAGGCCAACACTTCTTCCTCGTACCGcaagcaggagaggagctctgAGAGCGATCGCAGTGGTTACTCCAAGGGCCGCAGCGACAGGAGCTCGGAGAGCTGGCCCAGGTCCAGGAGCAGATCCTCTCGAAGCCGCTCATACTCGAGATCCTACTCCAGGTCTAGAAGCCCATCGAGCTCGAGGACAAAATCTCCTTCTTCTGGCAGGTCAGCATCCCCCAGTAAATACCGCAGTGACAGGTCGGGGTACAGCGAGTCCACGTCCGACTACTCCCTCAGCGAGGAGGACAGGCACAGGAGCAAAAGGAAATCCACATCCAGCGACCCCAAAGCTCGGGGCCTCAAAGTGAGGCAGGAAACGAGCTCTGAGAGCACTTTGCCTTACAAGCATCCAAAGGACTACGACGAGTCTTCCCAAGGCTTGAAGGAGAGCGACAGTTTGTCATCCTCAGACTTCTCCTCCGACAGCGAGCGCTCCGCCAAAGCGGGCCAAGAAAAAGAAGGCCGCTTTCCATTAGAAGGGGATGCTGAGAAACAGGATAAAAATAGCTTAAGTTCTgagagaggggaggagaaagCCAAGGGGGAGCAGGATTCTGATCACTCTAAAAAGAAGGCAGCTAAGGAGAAATGCGCGGAGCAGCCCAGAGGTGCTGCGAAAACAAAACGCAAATCCTACTCAGGTAGCAAATGGGACTCAGAGTCCAATTCTGAAAGAGGAGAGGCAAAGCATAACAGGGGGGACTCCAGACCCTCCTCTGGGAAAGAAGAAGGAGAGGCCACCTCAGGGTCTGACACAGAGCTTAATGTTaccaaaaggataaaaaaacaATCCAATTCCTCAGAGGGCTTTTTGGGTTCTGACTGCACGTGGAAGGCAAGCAAACAGTTGTCATCTTCTGAATCTGAGAGTTCTTGTTCCAGCTCAGCAGACACTCGAGGCAAGTCgaaaaaacacaaacatggGTTGAAAAAGACTCCTAAAAAATCACAttccaaaaaagcaaaagaaaaatcaaaaggcaaaaaggagaaaaaacacaaagtccagaaaagaaaagaaacgTTTCATTGGCAGCCCCCCCTTGAGTTTGGGGAAGAAGAGGACGATGAGATAAATGAAAAGCCGGTTACTAAGgatgataaaaaagaaaagcagcttaGCAGGGACATAAAGGATAAAAAACAAGTTTATGAAAAGGATGAAATAGTCACtgataaaatgggaaatggTGAAAAGTCGTGTGTGAATGAAAACCTTTTAGATAAAACCACCGCATGTGGGGCCTCACCAGATTGCAGCAACCTTAATAAAGAGCCTATTGAAACGAGCACTTCAGCTGGTATTTTAAACTCAGGAATAAACGTGGCTGCCTGCAAGAGTGAGATtaaagaagctgaagaaaataacCAGAATGGGCTGGAAGATGTTATTCAGACAGATGACAACATGGAGATTTGTACTCCGGATCGTAACTCGCCGGGGAAGGTGGATGTGGATGTTTTGTCTCCTGTCATTCTCACTGCTAAACCTTTAAGTGCTGGTGTGAAAAAAGAGTTCCAGGTTGAGACTCCCGAGCAAGATGCTGTCAAACTGGGAAACAACATAAGAGactttattaatattaaagaagaaaaagaaacgGGAAGGCAAGAAAATAACTCTACCCCTGTGTCTGGTGCTAAAGACTgcagtttaaaaaatgaaatttctgaaaatacacCAAGCAATATGATAGACAATAAATGGAAACCTTTGCAAGGTGCTGGTAACTTAAAACCACCAACAATTAGTACAGCCACGGAGGTTAAAATTGTAACATCAGTACCAGAGCCTAAACCAGCAGGTTTAAgaattgaaataaaagcaaaaaataaagtaagGCCTGGGTCTCTTTTTGATGAAGTGAGGAAAACCGCCCGGCTGAATCGTCGGCCAAGGAACCAAGAAAGTTCCAGTGAGGAGGAATCTCCAGGCAGAGATGACAACAGCCCTTCCAGGAGTCTCAGCAGGTCACGAAGTAAATCTGAGTCTAAATCCAGGCACAGAACCAGGTCCATATCCTACAGCCACTCCAGGAGTCGATCCCGAAGTTCTACCTATTCATATCG gTCCAGGAGCTACTCGAGGAGCCGGAGCCGGGGCTGGTACAGCAGGGATCGCTCCAGGAGCCGCAGCAGCTCCTACCACAGCTACAAGAGCCGCAG TCGGAGCTACAGCAGGAGCcgatccaggagcagctcctacGGTCACCACAGTCGATCCAG CAGGTCCTACACCTATGACAGTTACTACAGCAGGAGTCGGAGCAGGAGCAAGAGGAGCGACAGCTACCGGAGATCCCGGAGCTACGACCGGAGATCCAG gTCCTACGGCTCCGACAGCGACAGCGATCGCAGCTACTCCAACAACAGGAGccccagtgagagcagcagatACAGCTGA
- the NKTR gene encoding NK-tumor recognition protein isoform X5, with product MANRGKHTNGSQFFITTKPAPHLDGVHVVFGLVISGFEVIEQIENLKTDTASRPYADVRVIDCGVLVTRSAKDALEKKKKVCSDSEASESSSSESSSSESSSESEAENERSRRRKRKRRAKTKQSRKRRKEERKKEDPRCKRTSSQRRSLSDKSDGADKVDLSTKRDKPVVRPEEIPPVPENRFLLRRDVPVVNVEPEPKLLDAAPVLTDQKPSVSKSGRKIKGRGTIRYHTPPRSRSCSESDDEESSETPPHWKEEMQRLRTYRAPSGEKWSKGDKLSDPCTSRWDERSASRRSRSWSHNGYADLSTVRYSSHHKKHRKEKKKVKHKKKSKRQKHFKKHKQTKKKKTSASSDVESSHSFHRRTKSSCDRERKSRSSSLSSRRSSRRDWSKSDKEDQSLSSLSSRGSRSYYRSRSRSRSKSRSYSRRSSRSRSASKSSRSRSRSRSSSNPRQQKTVPNSPRNISTRLNDSKLTKTTEPVRAVILPSDKVIVPPVVPENLPVIPLSDSPPPSRWKPGQKPWKPSYERIQEMKAKTNHLIPTQTNYNLVVVKEANTSSSYRKQERSSESDRSGYSKGRSDRSSESWPRSRSRSSRSRSYSRSYSRSRSPSSSRTKSPSSGRSASPSKYRSDRSGYSESTSDYSLSEEDRHRSKRKSTSSDPKARGLKVRQETSSESTLPYKHPKDYDESSQGLKESDSLSSSDFSSDSERSAKAGQEKEGRFPLEGDAEKQDKNSLSSERGEEKAKGEQDSDHSKKKAAKEKCAEQPRGAAKTKRKSYSGSKWDSESNSERGEAKHNRGDSRPSSGKEEGEATSGSDTELNVTKRIKKQSNSSEGFLGSDCTWKASKQLSSSESESSCSSSADTRGKSKKHKHGLKKTPKKSHSKKAKEKSKGKKEKKHKVQKRKETFHWQPPLEFGEEEDDEINEKPVTKDDKKEKQLSRDIKDKKQVYEKDEIVTDKMGNGEKSCVNENLLDKTTACGASPDCSNLNKEPIETSTSAGILNSGINVAACKSEIKEAEENNQNGLEDVIQTDDNMEICTPDRNSPGKVDVDVLSPVILTAKPLSAGVKKEFQVETPEQDAVKLGNNIRDFINIKEEKETGRQENNSTPVSGAKDCSLKNEISENTPSNMIDNKWKPLQGAGNLKPPTISTATEVKIVTSVPEPKPAGLRIEIKAKNKVRPGSLFDEVRKTARLNRRPRNQESSSEEESPGRDDNSPSRSLSRSRSKSESKSRHRTRSISYSHSRSRSRSSTYSYRSRSYSRSRSRGWYSRDRSRSRSSSYHSYKSRSRSYSRSRSRSSSYGHHSRSSRSYTYDSYYSRSRSRSKRSDSYRRSRSYDRRSRSYGSDSDSDRSYSNNRSPSESSRYS from the exons ATGGCAAACCGAGGGAAACATACCAATGGTTCCCAATTTTTCAT AACAACAAAACCTGCTCCTCATCTCGATGG TGTGCATGTTGTCTTTGGACTGGTTATTTCTGGGTTTGAAGTCATAGAACAGATAGAAAATCTCAAAACCGACACTGCGAGCAGGCCCTATGCAGACGTGCGAGTCATTGACTGCGGGGTGCTGGTCACCAGGTCAGCTAAGGATG CTttggagaagaagaagaaagtttGCTCTGACTCAGAAGCCTCAGAGTCCTCCTCCAGTGAATCCAGCTCTTCAGAATCCTCATCTGAGAGCGAGGCTGAGAAtgaaaggagcaggaggaggaagaggaaacgGAGAGCTAAAACCAAACAGTCCAGGAAAcggaggaaggaggagaggaagaaagaggatCCAAGGTGCAAGAGAACCTCAAGCCAAAGACG CAGCCTTTCTGACAAGAGCGATGGCGCAGACAAAGTCGACCTTAGCACAAAGCGGGACAAGCCCGTGGTACGTCCTGAAGAAATCCCCCCAGTGcctgaaaatagatttttgctCAGAAGAGATGTGCCTGTTGTCAATGTAGAGCCTGAACC GAAGCTTCTTGATGCTGCACCAGTTCTGACTGACCAGAAACCATCAGTCTCTAAATCTGGACgaaaaattaaaggaagagGCACAATA CGCTATCACAccccgccgcgctcccgctCCTGCTCCGAGTCCGACGATGAGGAGAGCAgcgagacccctccccactgGAAGGAGGAGATGCAGAGGCTGCGCACGTACCGAGCACCCAGCGGGGAGAAGTGGAGCAAAGGAGACAA GCTGAGTGACCCCTGTACAAGCAGATGGGATGAGAGAAGTGCATCCCGGAGATCCAGGTCCTGGTCCCATAACGGTTACGCTGATCTGAGCACTGTGAGATACTCCAGCCATCACAAGAAGcacaggaaagagaagaagaaggtgaagcaTAAAAAGAAATCGAAAAGGCAGAAGCATTTCAAGAAgcacaagcaaacaaagaaaaagaaaacatcagcaTCCTCAGATGTAGAATCCTCTCATTCCTTCCACAGGAGGACAAAATCGTCCTGTGATCGTGAGAGGAAATCTCGTTCTTCCTCATTGTCTTCCAGGCGCTCATCCAGGAGAGACTGGTCTAAATCTGATAAGGAAGACCAGAGCTTGTCGTCTTTATCGAGCAGAGGGTCTCGATCGTACTACAGGTCCAGATCCAGGTCTAGATCCAAATCAAGATCTTACTCCAGAAGAAGTTCTAGATCGAGATCAGCTTCTAAATCATCGCGATCTCGCAGTAGGTCACGGTCCAGTTCTAACCCCAGGCAGCAAAAGACTGTTCCCAATTCTCCACGAAATATTTCAACGCGGTTAAATGACTCTAAGTTGACCAAGACTACTGAGCCTGTCCGAGCAGTGATACTGCCCAGTGACAAGGTTATCGTGCCACCAGTTGTCCCAGAAAACCTCCCTGTCATTCCCTTAAGTGACAGTCCCCCACCTTCAAGGTGGAAACCTGGGCAGAAACCTTGGAAGCCATCGTACGAGCGGATTCAGGAGATGAAAGCTAAAACAAACCACTTaattcccacccaaaccaaTTACAACTTAGTGGTGGTGAAGGAGGCCAACACTTCTTCCTCGTACCGcaagcaggagaggagctctgAGAGCGATCGCAGTGGTTACTCCAAGGGCCGCAGCGACAGGAGCTCGGAGAGCTGGCCCAGGTCCAGGAGCAGATCCTCTCGAAGCCGCTCATACTCGAGATCCTACTCCAGGTCTAGAAGCCCATCGAGCTCGAGGACAAAATCTCCTTCTTCTGGCAGGTCAGCATCCCCCAGTAAATACCGCAGTGACAGGTCGGGGTACAGCGAGTCCACGTCCGACTACTCCCTCAGCGAGGAGGACAGGCACAGGAGCAAAAGGAAATCCACATCCAGCGACCCCAAAGCTCGGGGCCTCAAAGTGAGGCAGGAAACGAGCTCTGAGAGCACTTTGCCTTACAAGCATCCAAAGGACTACGACGAGTCTTCCCAAGGCTTGAAGGAGAGCGACAGTTTGTCATCCTCAGACTTCTCCTCCGACAGCGAGCGCTCCGCCAAAGCGGGCCAAGAAAAAGAAGGCCGCTTTCCATTAGAAGGGGATGCTGAGAAACAGGATAAAAATAGCTTAAGTTCTgagagaggggaggagaaagCCAAGGGGGAGCAGGATTCTGATCACTCTAAAAAGAAGGCAGCTAAGGAGAAATGCGCGGAGCAGCCCAGAGGTGCTGCGAAAACAAAACGCAAATCCTACTCAGGTAGCAAATGGGACTCAGAGTCCAATTCTGAAAGAGGAGAGGCAAAGCATAACAGGGGGGACTCCAGACCCTCCTCTGGGAAAGAAGAAGGAGAGGCCACCTCAGGGTCTGACACAGAGCTTAATGTTaccaaaaggataaaaaaacaATCCAATTCCTCAGAGGGCTTTTTGGGTTCTGACTGCACGTGGAAGGCAAGCAAACAGTTGTCATCTTCTGAATCTGAGAGTTCTTGTTCCAGCTCAGCAGACACTCGAGGCAAGTCgaaaaaacacaaacatggGTTGAAAAAGACTCCTAAAAAATCACAttccaaaaaagcaaaagaaaaatcaaaaggcaaaaaggagaaaaaacacaaagtccagaaaagaaaagaaacgTTTCATTGGCAGCCCCCCCTTGAGTTTGGGGAAGAAGAGGACGATGAGATAAATGAAAAGCCGGTTACTAAGgatgataaaaaagaaaagcagcttaGCAGGGACATAAAGGATAAAAAACAAGTTTATGAAAAGGATGAAATAGTCACtgataaaatgggaaatggTGAAAAGTCGTGTGTGAATGAAAACCTTTTAGATAAAACCACCGCATGTGGGGCCTCACCAGATTGCAGCAACCTTAATAAAGAGCCTATTGAAACGAGCACTTCAGCTGGTATTTTAAACTCAGGAATAAACGTGGCTGCCTGCAAGAGTGAGATtaaagaagctgaagaaaataacCAGAATGGGCTGGAAGATGTTATTCAGACAGATGACAACATGGAGATTTGTACTCCGGATCGTAACTCGCCGGGGAAGGTGGATGTGGATGTTTTGTCTCCTGTCATTCTCACTGCTAAACCTTTAAGTGCTGGTGTGAAAAAAGAGTTCCAGGTTGAGACTCCCGAGCAAGATGCTGTCAAACTGGGAAACAACATAAGAGactttattaatattaaagaagaaaaagaaacgGGAAGGCAAGAAAATAACTCTACCCCTGTGTCTGGTGCTAAAGACTgcagtttaaaaaatgaaatttctgaaaatacacCAAGCAATATGATAGACAATAAATGGAAACCTTTGCAAGGTGCTGGTAACTTAAAACCACCAACAATTAGTACAGCCACGGAGGTTAAAATTGTAACATCAGTACCAGAGCCTAAACCAGCAGGTTTAAgaattgaaataaaagcaaaaaataaagtaagGCCTGGGTCTCTTTTTGATGAAGTGAGGAAAACCGCCCGGCTGAATCGTCGGCCAAGGAACCAAGAAAGTTCCAGTGAGGAGGAATCTCCAGGCAGAGATGACAACAGCCCTTCCAGGAGTCTCAGCAGGTCACGAAGTAAATCTGAGTCTAAATCCAGGCACAGAACCAGGTCCATATCCTACAGCCACTCCAGGAGTCGATCCCGAAGTTCTACCTATTCATATCG gTCCAGGAGCTACTCGAGGAGCCGGAGCCGGGGCTGGTACAGCAGGGATCGCTCCAGGAGCCGCAGCAGCTCCTACCACAGCTACAAGAGCCGCAG TCGGAGCTACAGCAGGAGCcgatccaggagcagctcctacGGTCACCACAGTCGATCCAG CAGGTCCTACACCTATGACAGTTACTACAGCAGGAGTCGGAGCAGGAGCAAGAGGAGCGACAGCTACCGGAGATCCCGGAGCTACGACCGGAGATCCAG gTCCTACGGCTCCGACAGCGACAGCGATCGCAGCTACTCCAACAACAGGAGccccagtgagagcagcagatACAGCTGA